The following coding sequences are from one Anolis sagrei isolate rAnoSag1 chromosome 6, rAnoSag1.mat, whole genome shotgun sequence window:
- the NEDD8 gene encoding NEDD8 has product MLIKVKTLTGKEIEIDIEPTDKVERIKERVEEKEGIPPQQQRLIYSGKQMNDEKTAADYKIQGGSVLHLVLALRGGGLR; this is encoded by the exons ATGCTGATCAAAGTGAAG ACGCTAACTGGGAAGGAGATTGAGATCGACATCGAACCCACAGACAAG GTGGAACGAATAAAGGAGCgagtggaagagaaagaagggatccCACCTCAACAACAGCGGCTTATCTATAGTGGCAAGCAAAT GAATGATGAAAAAACTGCGGCTGACTACAAGATCCAAGGTGGATCCGTTCTCCATTTGGTCCTGGCACTGCGCGGAGGAGGCCTGCGATGA
- the MDP1 gene encoding magnesium-dependent phosphatase 1: MTKKPSLVVFDLDYTLWPFWVDTHVDPPFKKDSDGSIRDRNGQLVNLYPEVPAVLERLHSEGIPMAVASRTGEIRGATQLLDLLSLSSYFRCTEIYPGSKVTHFQRLSQQSGIPLCQMLFFDDESRNIYDVSKLGVTCILVPNGMNLSLLGRGLEAFAHS; this comes from the exons ATGACCAAAAAACCTTCGCTGGTGGTGTTTGACTTGG ATTATACCCTGTGGCCGTTTTGGGTTGACACCCATGTGGATCCTCCATTCAAGAAAGACAG tGATGGCTCAATACGAGATCGGAACGGACAACTTGTGAATCTCTATCCCGAAGTGCCGGCTGTATTGGAAAGATTGCACAGCGAGGGGATCCCTATGGCTGTTGCTTCACG gACAGGTGAGATCCGAGGGGCGACTCAGCTCTTGGATCTTCTGAGCCTCAGTAGCTACTTCCGTTGCACAGAGATCTACCCCGGCAGCAAAGTCACCCATTTCCAAAG GTTATCTCAACAGAGCGGGATCCCCCTCTGTCAGATGCTCTTCTTTGACGACGAAAGCCGTAATATTTATGATGTCAGCAAATTAG GGGTGACATGCATCCTCGTCCCCAACGGCATGAATCTTTCGCTCCTCGGCCGCGGCTTGGAAGCCTTTGCTCATTCCTGA